The nucleotide sequence TGGCGCGCTTGAGGCTGTAATTGGATGCCAGTACGCGGACCAGTTCAAACTGGTGACGCAGCGTCTTCCGGGCAAAGCATCTCAGCGCGTCCGGGTCGGTCAGTTTCTTTTCCAACTGAGCCGTGACTTCAGCGGGATAGAAAATGAGTGTCAGAAATTCGGTGAACTCCTTGGGATCCATCCGGTCCTTGAAGAGTCGTTCAACGAGAGGGCGAAGTGTTCCCGAAGCGTTATTGATGACGTGACGCAGCTTTTTATGTTCACCATGGATGTCACTGATCACATGGACTGTCCCTTTGGGAAGGGTCAGAACGGCCGAAAGGCGAGCGATTTCCGCCAGGGCGGAATCGATGTTGGGAAACTGCGTGGCGAGAGCTCGAAGCAGTGTCAGTTCATATCGTCGAGGCCGTTCCTCGCAGTTCCCGCGCTCGCAGGGATGTGATTCATGATCTGTACCCGACATCGTGATTGGACTGCCGTCAACGTTCATCGATCACATTTCCGTCTGTAGAATTCCATCAACTCGTAGATGAGCCGTTCGCTGCATCAGCGTACCGAGCTAGCGACCCAATCTAAAGCTCATCCCGACGAAGAAGTGGACCAAAATCCGCCCCAATCGGTGTCCGCCACCTGTGAAATTCCGAAATCCGCACATACGAACAGTGAAGTAATTTCTGGCCGCATCAAGCGGGCCGAGCGACGATACGGTTCAATCGCGAAAATTGAATCCACTGGACCAAAGTGAGCTAATATAGATGACAATTCAACCGGTTTTGTCGTGGCTGGGAATGTGAGTTGCAAGGGCGTTGAGGCTGGAGAACGTCCGCAGTGAAGGGCCTTCGTGTCAGTGGCGATGTTTTGGATATCCGGAATCGTCCGGGCGAGATGCTGCCACATCTTCGCTGACTGTCGAAAGAGAACTCGACACTGAAGTTGCGGACTTAGTTGAATGCGGTGGTAAGTGCAGTATTCTACCGCTCGTTGGAACGAACATGAAAAACTAACAAGGAGTTGCATCCGATGTCTGCTAACTCGACATGGTTTCGCTATTGCCAGTATCTGGTTTCTGACCGGCAGCTCGGATTTTCGCTCGATATCAGTCGTGTTCGGTTTAATGAGGCAGACCTGGCATCGTTACTTCCGCGAGTCGAGGCGGCGATCGGTGCGATGGAAGCACTGGAACGGGGGGCCATTGCCAACGCCGATGAGAACCGGATGGTGGGTCATTACTGGCTGCGGGCTCCAGAACTCGCCCCATCCGCCGAAATTGCGGCAGACATCCGCCAGACCCAGGGTCGCATTATCGAGTTTGCGAAAGAGATTCATGAAGGGGTCGTCCAGGGGGCGGAAGGCCGGTTCCAGTTCCTGCTGGTGATCGGAATCGGTGGCTCGGCGCTAGGCCCTCAATTCGTGGCTCAGGCTCTGGGCTCACCGCTTGACGAGATTCTTCCGTTTTTCATCGATAACACCGATCCCGACGGGATCGATCAAGTTCTGGGAGAACTCGACGGCCAGCTCGGAAGTACACTGGTGCTTGTCATCTCCAAGTCCGGGGGAACGCCCGAGACACGAAACGGAATGCTGGAAGTCCAGAAGGCATATCAGGCAGCCGGACTCAACTTTGCCGAACATGCCGTGGCGATTACCCAGGACGGAAGCAAGCTGCATCAGACCGCCACGAGCGAAAACTGGCTCAAGACATTTCCGATGTGGGATTGGGTCGGTGGTCGCACATCGGTTCTCTCGGCGGTGGGGCTGCTTCCCGCAGCTCTGCAGGGGATTGCGGTGGAAGACCTGCTGGCGGGTGCGGCGGCCATGGACCGTCTGACCCGCATCACGGACCCCTGGAAGAACCCGGCCGGACTGCTCGCCTTGATCTGGTTTCACATTGGCAACGGCCAGGGTGCGAAGGATATGGTGATTCTGCCGTACAAGGATCGACTTTCTCTCTTCAGCCGGTATTTGCAGCAACTCGTGATGGAGTCGCTCGGGAAAGAGCTTGATCGGCAGGGAAAAGTCGTCCATCAGGGACTCGCCGTTTACGGTAATAAAGGCTCCACCGATCAGCATGCCTATGTTCAGCAACTTCGAGACGGGATCGCGAACTTCTTCGTGACGTTCATTCAGGTCCTGAAAGATCGGGAAGATCCGTCACTGGAAGTTGAGCCCGGAATTACCACGGGCGACTATCTGCATGGTCTTTATCTCGGAACACGCGAAGCGCTGGGAGATAACCGGCGTGATACGATCACAATTACGATCGACGAAGTGAATGGCCGCAGCGTCGGTGCCCTGATCGCACTCTACGAACGCGCCGTGGGACTGTATGCAGAACTGATCAACGTCAACGCGTACCACCAGCCCGGCGTCGAAGCAGGCAAGAAAGCCGCAGCGGTTGTGCTCGAGCTTCAATCTCTGATTCTTGGTCACCTGAAGGGACTGAGCGAACCTCAAACGGCCGAACAGATTGCTGCGGGAATTGAGCAGCCTGATGAGGTCGAATGGGTCTTCAAAATCCTGCAACATCTGGCTGCCAACCCCAGCCGGGGAGTGGTCCAGACCACCGGCGACACTCCTAATCTCGCCAAGTTCCGAGCAGTCTCTTAGCGAACCGGCAACAAAGTCGCTCGCCCTGCTCGGGTCATAGACAGCAGGACCGGCGTCCCGCGAATGAAGTTGGTTTCTTGTCAGGCCACTGCTCCTCAAAGCAGTGGCCTGAAGCCGTTCGTCAGGTCTCAGATGTCCGTTTCGAGGGAAGTTGTTGCGGGCGAGGGGCGAACAGTTGCCCGTCGAGCATTTGCTTCACTTCTCATCAAGCGACCCGCACAGACAAGATTGAGTTTCACCCAAAGTCACCTTGCGAGTCGCAAATGGATTGGTTTCGATGGTAGGATCAGAGAGTGCAGGGTGATTGACCCGTCAGGCTGATGTGAAGCGGACGAAGACATCACGCAACGACGTCGGACAGACAAGAGGGATTTCCACCATGAAGATCGCGATTCGTCGAATTTTGTTCCCCACGGACTTTAGTGCTCCCGCCAAAGAAGCCCAGCTCTACGCGATGTCACTCGCTGACCGCTTCGGTGCCGAACTTCATCTGCTGCATGTCGTTCCCCTCGTGATTCCGTACCCTGATGCCTCATTCCCCTGGGTCGTGCCGGAAAAGGAGATGCAGTTACAGGTGGATGCCGCTCAGCAGCATCTGGTGAAAGAGCTGGACCCGGAATGGGCGAAAGATCATACCGTGGTGTACAAAGCCGTCATGGGCCTCGCCGTCGATGAGATTCTCGGCTATGTCAAAGAGCACGAAATTGACCTGATCGTCGTCGGGACGCACGGCCACTCCGGGCTGGCACGCATGCTGATCGGTTCCGTTGCCGAGAAACTGGTTCGCACCTCAAGCTGCCCGGTGCTGACCGTCCATCCAACCGGACATCAGTTCGTGATCGAGTCGCCTGAAGAGCGTGCCTCGAAACGGCCATCCTGAACGGCGACTGCCTCAGACATTTCCTCTGCGACAGTCGCGGAATCGGGGCTTCGTCTGACGATGACGGGCCGATGACTTCCGAGATCCCGGGTGAGTACGTTCTTACCCGGGTGATTCTTGATCGGATCACAAGGACTGTCGGATTCTGCCGCCGAGTGGTGCGAGGAACGAGCGGCGCGATTATCGGTGAATCACTTCCCTCAGTTTTACAGCGAGTCGACGGCCGGCCAACAGGATCCGTTCCTGCGCACTGCGCCGGGCTCGCTGGAGTCCCTCGGGCGGGAAAAGGGGAACGTCGGCGTCTGACAGGGGTTTGACTGCGGAAGGATCCAGAAGCACAAGCGGCAGTTTTCCATCGAGATAAGCCGAAGTTTTGGCGACACGATAACTTTCGCCCGCCCAGTCGCGAAACGTGAGGTGCGTGGTCAGATCAGACGCGGTTGCCTGCTTGAGAGCCGGATCGCGGGCAATTCTTTCTGCCTGTTGCCGGATCTGATCAAAGCGGGAGTCGTCCGAGAACATTTCATCCCAGATTCGATGCAGGTTCTTGGGGGGCGACTCAGCGTCCTTCCGAACCGCCAGCCGGTTACCACCCTGATCGTGATGGGGCGAGTCGGGAAACAACTTGCGATCGACCAGTGCGACGACGTGCATCGGCTGGTGCAGGTCGCCGATGAGGTGCATCAGCCAGGCCATTCGGATTGCTCGATTTTGTGCGTCAGTGACTTTGGGAACTCGCTGCGGGTCCCGACGTCCATCCACGAGAACCTTCATCGTCTGATCGAGTTCATTGAGGATGTTTGACTCGTCCGACAGATGATGCTCAGGAAGTCGTTCACCCTTCTGCCCCGCCGTATACGCGAAATTGACATAGTGCCACGTACTGCGGTGGTACTTATAGATCGGGTGCCGGGAATGATCCTCGCGGGTGGATGACTTAGGGGGGCGGACGTCATCGGGCCAGACTGATGCCTTGAGAAAAATCCATTCCTGCTCTGAGACCGATGAAGGTTTCCCCTTTAGCAGCAGTCGTTCACGATGCGGATGCTCATTGAGAATGGCGACAACAGACGCCTGTTCGGTCGGGGTTAACTCGTCCCAGGCGATGCGGGCGATCGTCATGTGGCCCGCATCATTCCAGGCACGTCCCTCACTGCTTCCGCTCAGCAGGAGGAGAAATGCGAGCATGAGAATGACGACTGGTTGCCGGGAACTCGGACGCCGGATGCATTCCCCTGGAGTGATCAGGATGGAGCCCCTCCGAAGCCTGTGCGAAGCTGTCCGCGGGCAAAGATGACTTTTCATATCCGGCCTGGCATGGTGAACGGAAGCTCAAACCGGACTTAGTCGTTGGGAAGGGGATGCGTCATGAAATGTCGCAGGATCGCTTCCAGCAGGGGATTGATGGTGAATCGCTGCACGTCGTGCGGCGGATGCCACCGCTTCCATTCGTGCCCGGCATGTTCGGTGACTGAGATGGGAAAATTTTCGGAAATCCAACCCAGAAAGATGACCAATGTCTTCTCGACACGCTCGTGGCCGAATCGGGGTTCGACGGGATAGTACTTCTCTTCGTAGCGGAATTCCGGGTCAATTTTGACAGCCTCCTGAGGGATGCCGGTCTCTTCCCACATTTCGCGCAGTGCCGTTTGCAGTTCGGTTTCACCCTCTTCGGTATGACCTTTGGGAAGATCATATCGATGTGGGTGTTTCATGAGCAAAAACGACAACTCGGGCATACGACGGAAGACAATCACGCCGCATGATTTCACTTGAAGCATGAGGTCTATCCCCTGCAGAACAGGATTTTCAGTGTAAACAACAGCAGTTGGCGAGACACCATGGCGCTAACTTTACCGAACGGTCCTGTCTGCGATTGGCACTTTTCAAAACGGACATGGTATAAGGACCGGCATCTTAGAAGCCCAATTCACTGCTTGCAATACGTTCAACCGATGCAGCGCCATGTCACCTCCCACCCGTCAACTTGTGTTTCATGGAACGCATCCGACCACATTGCTGCTGGTCCATCTGACGGTGTTGGCAGTCGGTCTGCTGCTGGTGGTGGCCCTGTCTCGCTATGAGCGACGGCTGTTATCACGACCACTCGGAATGTGTCTGCTCAGTCTCAGGCTCGCCGTCTTTGTCGTGATCTTTCTCACCCTGTTACAGCCGACAATCAGTTGGACGCTTGAGAAGACAGAAACGAACCGGATCCTGGTCGGAATCGACCTTTCTGAAAGTATGACCACGATCGACCTCCATGCGACGCAAGGGGAAAAGCTGCGAGTCGCTCGGGGGCTGGAAATGGTGGGGAACTCCAGAAACGAAGCACGGATCGAACGCTGGCAGGCCGCTTTTGACTCGGGCCAGCAGCCTGACTGGGTTGACGAGGAGGAAACCGACGATGAAGAACGCCGTGCAGCGCTCGCGAAATCCCGGCGTGACCACTTACGGGGAATCTTTGCCGAAATCGATAAGCTTTCCCGCATCGAGATTGCCCGGCGGCTGCTCGTTTCAACCCGGAAGCCGGTCCTTGATGAACTGGAAAAACTGGGGCACGTCGAATTGTTCGCCTTCGCCGGAAACGCCGAATCCCTCGAACGGAGATTGCTGGACAAAGACCTCGAACTTCCCTTTGCTCAACTCGAACCACAAGCGACGGACCTCTCGGTCGGGATGCAGCGAAGCGCCCAGGGGCAGGGAACCGTCTCAGGAGTGATCCTGCTGACAGATGGCCGCGACCACGCCCAGCGGAATCTGACTTCCGTTGCGTCGTCCCTGAAATCCGCCGGCACACCCGTCTATCCTGTCTTGCTGGGGTCGAGCTACCGTCCCAGGGATGTCGCGATCATTTTTCTGGAACACCCGCAAGTGGTCTATAAAGGTGACCACCCCCGGCTACGCGTCACGGTGTCGACGACCGGCTTTGAAGGGAAGTTGATCGAGCTTGAACTGGTCTCGGAAGACGATCCCGACGCTGTTCCGATCAAACAGACCGTGACCGGGAATTCGGGGCCTGTCATCGCCGAATTCGATCTCGATGCCGAGCAACTGGGACGCCACGGTTATGTCGTTCGAACACCGGTGCTCGACGACGAAATGAGAGACGACAACAATAGTCGCAGTTTCAAACTGAACGTCGTCGACGACCGGGCGAAAGTACTGATCATCGAGGGTGAGCCTCGCTGGGAGTTCCGGTACCTGAGCACGGCGCTGGGACGGGACGAACGGGTCGATCTGCGTCAGATTCTGTTTTCTCAGCCCTATCTGGGGGTCCTTCCGGAACCGTTTTTTCCGAGTCAACTCATCCTGCCGGACGATCCCCAGAATCTTGAGGCGTCGTCCTTTGCCGATTGTGATCTGGTCATCGTCGGCGATGTCTCGCCCGAGCAATTCTCTGAGGCTGCCTGGAACCTGCTGCTGAAATTTGCCGTCGAAGGGGGAACCGTCATCCTGTCGGCGGG is from Schlesneria sp. DSM 10557 and encodes:
- a CDS encoding glucose-6-phosphate isomerase, giving the protein MSANSTWFRYCQYLVSDRQLGFSLDISRVRFNEADLASLLPRVEAAIGAMEALERGAIANADENRMVGHYWLRAPELAPSAEIAADIRQTQGRIIEFAKEIHEGVVQGAEGRFQFLLVIGIGGSALGPQFVAQALGSPLDEILPFFIDNTDPDGIDQVLGELDGQLGSTLVLVISKSGGTPETRNGMLEVQKAYQAAGLNFAEHAVAITQDGSKLHQTATSENWLKTFPMWDWVGGRTSVLSAVGLLPAALQGIAVEDLLAGAAAMDRLTRITDPWKNPAGLLALIWFHIGNGQGAKDMVILPYKDRLSLFSRYLQQLVMESLGKELDRQGKVVHQGLAVYGNKGSTDQHAYVQQLRDGIANFFVTFIQVLKDREDPSLEVEPGITTGDYLHGLYLGTREALGDNRRDTITITIDEVNGRSVGALIALYERAVGLYAELINVNAYHQPGVEAGKKAAAVVLELQSLILGHLKGLSEPQTAEQIAAGIEQPDEVEWVFKILQHLAANPSRGVVQTTGDTPNLAKFRAVS
- a CDS encoding universal stress protein, which translates into the protein MKIAIRRILFPTDFSAPAKEAQLYAMSLADRFGAELHLLHVVPLVIPYPDASFPWVVPEKEMQLQVDAAQQHLVKELDPEWAKDHTVVYKAVMGLAVDEILGYVKEHEIDLIVVGTHGHSGLARMLIGSVAEKLVRTSSCPVLTVHPTGHQFVIESPEERASKRPS
- a CDS encoding S1/P1 nuclease yields the protein MLAFLLLLSGSSEGRAWNDAGHMTIARIAWDELTPTEQASVVAILNEHPHRERLLLKGKPSSVSEQEWIFLKASVWPDDVRPPKSSTREDHSRHPIYKYHRSTWHYVNFAYTAGQKGERLPEHHLSDESNILNELDQTMKVLVDGRRDPQRVPKVTDAQNRAIRMAWLMHLIGDLHQPMHVVALVDRKLFPDSPHHDQGGNRLAVRKDAESPPKNLHRIWDEMFSDDSRFDQIRQQAERIARDPALKQATASDLTTHLTFRDWAGESYRVAKTSAYLDGKLPLVLLDPSAVKPLSDADVPLFPPEGLQRARRSAQERILLAGRRLAVKLREVIHR
- a CDS encoding bis(5'-nucleosyl)-tetraphosphatase; the encoded protein is MLQVKSCGVIVFRRMPELSFLLMKHPHRYDLPKGHTEEGETELQTALREMWEETGIPQEAVKIDPEFRYEEKYYPVEPRFGHERVEKTLVIFLGWISENFPISVTEHAGHEWKRWHPPHDVQRFTINPLLEAILRHFMTHPLPND